The genome window CCGTGACCGCCAGCGCCAGCAGGACGCCCACCGCAACCGTCCAGTCGTCGCCGACGATGAAGTCGTACCAGAAAGCGAAGAAACGCGCGATGACACTCATGATTCACTCTCCGCTTGCGCAGCCGACCGTGCCGGCGCGGCGGCCGGCACGCGCACACGGCGCATGGCCGCGATCGCTACAAACGACACGCCCAGCACGTAGGCCAGCACGCCAAGCAACGCCAGTTCCTGGCCGGGCCACTCCACTCCGGCGCCTTCCGAACCCCAGAAGATGCCGAACGTCGTCAGCATCGCGCCAACGGCAAACTTGAGCGTGTTCTCCGGCACGCGGCTCAACGGCCGGTGCACCACGAGGCCCGCCAGTACCACCAGCACGAGCGCCAGCGCCGCGCCGAGCGCGGCCAGCGACATGCCGCCCGGCGTACCGCCGAACGCGACGACGATGAACGCCACTTCAAGCCCTTCGAGGAAAACGCCCTTGAACGCCAGCGTAAACGCGTACCAGTCCATGCCGGCGCGCACCTCGTGGCTCGCGCGCTTTGCGGCATCCGCTTCGCGTGCGAAGATCGCGTCCTCGTCGTGCAGCGATTTATGGCCCGACGCGCGCAGGATCGCCTTGCGCAGCCACTGCATGCCGAAGACGAGCAGCAGCGTGCCGACGACCAGGCGCAGGACATCGATCGGGATGATCGTCAGCGCGGGGCCGAGCGCCAGGATGACGACCGCCAGCGCGCCCGTCGCCAGCGCTGCGCCGATCAGCGGCGAGCGCCAGCCGCGCGTCACGCCGACCGCCAGCACGATCGTCAACGCCTCGACCATTTCCACCGCGGAGGCCAGAAATGCCGCAGAGACCAGCAACCACGCGCTTGTACCTATGTGCACCGTCCGGTTGCGGCAACGGCAACCCGTTCCGCTTTGAATAGCAGCGATTGTGGTTCCAATTGCGGGCGGTGTCAAACGCTAACGACTGGGACCCGGCGCGCCGGCGCGCCCACGACTTGACAGTCATCTCTACCACTTATATAATTAGTATTACGAACTATTAGAATGAATAAGCATTAGAGAGGGGAAGCATTTATGCAGGGCGAGTCTACCCAACCTGACGCGGGAACCGCACTCAGCGTCCCATCGTCGCCGCCGGCGACCAAAGTGGCCGGCGAATGGAACCCGCCGCGCACCTTTGCATCGCTGCGCCACCGCAACTACCGCCTGTATACAGCCGGCCAGTTGACATCGCAGGTCGGCACGTGGATGCAGCAGGTCGCGCAGGGCTATCTGGTCTACCAGTTGACCGGCTCGCCGCTCTACCTGGGGCTGGTCGCCTTCTGCGGCGCGATTCCGATCTGGTTCTTTGCACTCACCGCCGGCGCGCTGATCGACCGCCTGTCGCGCCGCACGGTGCTGCTGCTGACGCAGAGCGCCGCCGCGCTGCTGGCGTTCGTGCTGGCCGCGCTGGTCTTCGCCGGCGTCGTCCAGCCGTGGCACATCTTGGTGCTTGCGTTCCTGCTGGGCACCGTCAACGCCTTTGACATGACGGCGCGACAGGCGTTCGTCAAGGATATGGTCGGCAAGGACGACCTGTCGAACGCCATCGCGCTCAACTCCGCGATCTTCAACAGCTCGCGCATCGTCGGGCCGGCGCTGGCCGGCCTCACGCTTGGCGCCGTCGGCGCGGGGTGGTGCTTCCTGCTGAACGGCCTGTCGTACTTCGCGGTCATCTACGGCATCTTCCGGATGGAGATGCCGAAAGTCACGCCGCCTGCGCGCCATGCGGCGATCCTGGCCGATATCCGCGAAGGCCTGCGCTACGTGCGCCGCGCGCCGTCGATCCTCGCGCTGATGCTCGTGGTCTCGATCTCGGCCGTCTTTGCCGTGCCGTACACGACGCTATTGCCGGCCTACGCGCGGGACGTGATGCACGTGGATGCGGAAGGGCTCGGCTTCCTGAGCACCGCGACGGGCGTCGGCGCGCTGGCCGGCGCGCTGATGATGGCGACGTTGAGCTACTCGCGGCGGCGCGGGGTCATCCTGTCGGCAGGCAACCTGGTCTACCCGGCGGCGCTGCTGGGGCTGGCGTTTTCCACATCGTATGCGCTCTCGCTACTGCTGCTGGCCGTGGCGGGCTTCGCGTTCATGGCCCAGCAGTCCACCGCGAACGCGCTCGTGCAGTCGCATGCGCCCGACAACCTGCGCGCGCGCGTCATGAGCATCTACATGCTCGCCAGTTTCGCCGGCATGCAGCCGATCGGCGCGATACAGGCGGGGAGCGTCGCGGAGCATTTCGGCGTCTCGGCCGGCATCGGCGTCGGCGCGACAATCGCACTGGTCAGTTCGCTGCTGATTCTCTGGTGGCTGCCGCGCGTGCGCGAATTGCAATAGGGAGTGACCATGAGCACGACGAATGAGGTGGCCCGCGACCTGCTGGACGTGACCCCGGCGATCATCCGCACCATCCGCGCGGAGATGCGCCGCCACCGCGCGGCGGGCCTGTCGGTGCCGCAGTTCCGGGCGCTCGGCTTTCTGGCGCGGCAGCCCGGCGCCTCGCTCTCCGAAGTGGCCGACTTCCTGGGGCTGGCGCTGCCGACAACGTCCAAGCTGATCGACGGCCTGGTCTGCCGCGCACTGGCTACGC of Chloroflexota bacterium contains these proteins:
- a CDS encoding MFS transporter, whose amino-acid sequence is MQGESTQPDAGTALSVPSSPPATKVAGEWNPPRTFASLRHRNYRLYTAGQLTSQVGTWMQQVAQGYLVYQLTGSPLYLGLVAFCGAIPIWFFALTAGALIDRLSRRTVLLLTQSAAALLAFVLAALVFAGVVQPWHILVLAFLLGTVNAFDMTARQAFVKDMVGKDDLSNAIALNSAIFNSSRIVGPALAGLTLGAVGAGWCFLLNGLSYFAVIYGIFRMEMPKVTPPARHAAILADIREGLRYVRRAPSILALMLVVSISAVFAVPYTTLLPAYARDVMHVDAEGLGFLSTATGVGALAGALMMATLSYSRRRGVILSAGNLVYPAALLGLAFSTSYALSLLLLAVAGFAFMAQQSTANALVQSHAPDNLRARVMSIYMLASFAGMQPIGAIQAGSVAEHFGVSAGIGVGATIALVSSLLILWWLPRVRELQ
- a CDS encoding MarR family transcriptional regulator — protein: MSTTNEVARDLLDVTPAIIRTIRAEMRRHRAAGLSVPQFRALGFLARQPGASLSEVADFLGLALPTTSKLIDGLVCRALATRETLADDRRRVTLALTAGGRTAWESARQATQAELARHLASLSESDRAAIARALTLLRPLFAEERRAPAAGPAR